CAGCGTCCCCGACATCATGTCGGCGCTGTAGCAGATCGGAAGCCGATCGAGCTTCAGCTCGGGAACGTGGAACGCGGTGTTCTTCATACCGAGCGGCTCGAAAATACGTTCGCTGAGGAACCGGCCGAGTGATTGGCCCGAGACGCGGCTGATCAGCACGCCCAGAATCTCGGCGCTCATGTGGTACAGCCAGCGCTCGCCGGGCTGAAACGCCAGCGGAAGCGCCCCGAGTCGCTTCATGAACTCGTCCTGTGACTCCGGGAAGATCCACTCGGTCAGCGGCAGCCGTGCCTCGGCCATGGCCCGCTGCAGCGGACAGGTGGGCGAGAGGAACAGGAGCTCGCCGTAGCCCGAGCGGAACGTGAGCAGATCCCGAACCGTGATCGCGCGCCTGGCCGGAACCGTATCGCCGAGAGGACCCTCGAGCGTGCGAAGCACCTTGCGATGCTCAAGCTCGGGCAGCCACGCTTCGATGGAATCGTCCAGCCGCAGGCGGCATTCTTCGAGAAGCGTCATGGCGCCGATCGCGGTCACCGGTTTCGTCATCGAGGCGAGCCGGAAGATGCTGTCACGTTTGATCCGCGTCGGATCATCGAACGCCATCGTGCCGATCGCATCCACCTGTTCGCGACCGCGGTGGTAGACGTACGTGACCAGCCCCGGAGCCCAGCCGCGTTCGATGTGACGTTCCATCGCCTCGTGCATCCGCGCCAACCGGTCGGGGGCGAACGGACCACCCGGGCGGCCGGCGGGCCGGGCGATTTCCTCGCTGAGAGCTTGAGCGGTGAGTTCCATGGCGATACCTCCCACAAAGGGGCACGGCATAGCTCGTGCCGGCCGGTCGTGCGGCGGCCGACTGACCATGCGCGTTGATTGCACGGCGGTTACGCGCGGGCGTGAGGCGCCGCGGGTGCGGCGAGCCGTGACAATTTGGCGAGCCCGGGCGGGCTCCGACGGCCAGGATGGCAGGCGGGATTTGCTCCTCGACAATCCGCACGGGCATTCTCCCGACTCATGGCCCGTAAGCGCCGCGCCCAAGCGAAAGTCAGCGCGAATCCAGGCCGGACCGGCGGTGCATCCGCCCACGTGCCACGCTGGCGCGAGTGGAGCGCGCTCGGGGTGCTGCTCGCCGTGGAGGCCGCGCTCGCGATCATTGGGGCACGCGCCACGTCCGTGACGTTCGACGAGAGCTTTCACGTCCCAGCCGGCGTGGCCTACGTCGCGGCCGGCGATGCCGGCGTCTCCGCCGTCAATCCGCCGTTGGGGAAGGCGCTCTTCGGTCTCGCGGCGCTCGCGGCCGGCGCACGGACACCCGATGCGGCGGTGCTTGCCACACACGACCCTCGCTTGGTGAACGAGGCGTTCATGCGCGCGAACGCCGCGCGCTACCGCCGGATCTATCTGGCCGCTCGACTCGTGAACGTGTTGCTGGCGCTCGTGCTGGGCTTCCTCATCTGGGGCGCAGCGCGCGCTCGATTCGGTGCCAGGGGTGGGCTGCTGGCGGCCGTGCTGTGGGCGCTTGCACCCGAGGCGCTCGCGCACGCCGGCGTCGCTACACTCGACATGGCCACATCGCTGCTTTGGCTCTCAGGCACGCTCGCCGCATCGCGCGTGGTGCGCACGGGCTCGTGGCGCGACACGGCAGTGTTCGCGGCGGTCGCCGGCGCATTCGCGCTGACTCGCTTTTCAGCGGTACTCCTGCTGCCGCTTCTCGTTACCCTCTGGGTCGTGGAGCGCGTGCGCGGACGTGCGGCGCCACTGCGAAGCGCAGGTCCCGTCTTCGCGCTCGCGCCAATCGCGATGATCGCCGCTTTGTGGCTGGGATACGGCGCGAATAGAGGGCCTCGGCCGCTTCATGAATGGACCTTCGCGTCGACGCGGTTTCGGTCGCTTCAACGGGCGGCACCTTCGCTGCGGCTGCCGCTGCCGAACGACGTCGTCACGGGGCTCGATCGTCAGTCGGCCGATGCCGAGCCCGGACACCTGACGACCTACGTGCTGGGGCGCGCCACGACGGCATCGGTATGGTGGTACTTCCCCTTCGCCATTGCGATCAAGTGGCCATTGGGGCTTCTCTCGGCACTGGTGCTCGTCGGCGGTCGAGTGATCGTTCGAAAGAGGATCGAATCGGCGGAACTAATCCTCAGCGCACTCGTCTTTCTCATCCCCGCGATGACGTTTGGGAATCTCGACGCCGGCGTCCGCTACGTGTTGCCATTGCTGCCGCTCGCCTGCATCGGCGCAGGATCGCTGATGATCATGGGGCCTCGCGCCCGAGTCTGGCCTGCCTTGGGCCTGGCCAGTGCTCTCACGGTCGCGCTCGAAACCTGGAGTGCCGCCCCGTGGTGGCTCTCGCATTTCAATCCGGTCGCCGGGCCGCCCGAGCGGCGTGAACGCTGGCTCAACGACTCCAACGTGGACTGGGGGCAGGGACTTGCCGCGCTGGCGACGGAGATGAAGAGTCGCGGCATCGCGCGCGTCCATCTGGCCTACCTGGGCACGGCCGACCCACACCTCTATGGGATCGACTTCGAGCCCTACTGGACCGGTGTGCCCGGGCCCGAGAGTGACTGGCTCGCCGTGAGCAGCTACTTCTACGTTGGGCTGCCGCAGACGCTGCGGCTGAAGGACGGACCGTCACCCTGGATCGCGTTGCTCGATTTTCATGCGTTTCCCCCCGAGCGCGCAGCGTCCCGCCCAGGCGACTGTATGTGGTTGTTCAAGATTCGGTGATCACGCCGCTCTCATGACGCGGCGGCGCCCGCGCTCGCGACGATTGCCAGAGGCGCGAAGCCTAGGACATGACTCCCGGGAATCTCGTCGCCGACGGATCATAGCCGGGGAAGATTGCGGCGAGATCGGCGATGCCCGAATGCCGCGTGAGGATCTCGCCGAACAGATCGCGGAAGTCGGTGGTCACCGCGAGGTCGCGGCCCTCGAAGCGCCGCGCGGGGTCGAGCCCCGGCCACTCGCCGGCCACGCGCCCGCCGCGCACGCCGCCGCCCAGAACGAACATCGCGGTGGCGTGGCCGTGATCGGTCCCGATGCTGCCATTTTCGGCGATCGTGCGCCCGAACTCGGACATGGTCAGCACCACCACGTCGCTCATGCGATCGCCCAGATCCTGCGCGAACGCCGCGAGCGAATCGCCCAGCTCGCGAAGCCGCGAGGCGAGCTGGCCTTCGCCGGCGCCCTGCGCGATGTGCGTGTCCCAGCCGCCGGCGTCGGCGAAGGCGTTCTCGAGACCGACGTCGGCCTTGATCAGTTGCGCGATCTGCATGAGCGAGCGCCCGAGTTTTCCCTGCGGGTACTGCGCACCGTGCTCGGGCTGGTAATCGCCAGGGTTCAATTTCTGCAGCGTCTGCGCGGCTTCGAAACCCTCGGCCGCCGACGAAGCCACGATGCCGGTTGCCGACTGCTGGTAGAGCTCCTCGAACGCGCGCGTCAACCGGTCGCGCACGGCCGGCTGCCCAACGCGGATGCCGAACGCGCGCAGGTCGGAGATCGCGAGCGACGGCGCGCTGCCGGCGAGAATCCGCGGCAGCTGCGGTCCGAACGCTACCGATTGGAACGGCGTGCGACGATGCTCTTCATCGTGCGCGGCGCAGCGATTGAGCCAGCCGTCGGGCGTCGATTTCACGCCCGGTGTACCGCTCTCCATGTAGTCCTGCGCGTCGAAGTGGCTGCGCGTGAGATCCGGCGAGCCCACCGCCTGGACTGGCGCCAGCAATCCCTGCCGCCACAGCGGCATCAGCCCCGAGAGCGCGGGATGCAGCCCGAAGTGTCCATCGAGGTCGAGCACCTGATCGGAGGGAATCGCGATGCGCGGACGCTCGCGGTAGTAGGCGGCATCGGCGTGCGGCACCACCATGCTCAGTCCGTCCACCGCGCCGCGCTGAAAGATGCAGACCAGCACGCGACGCCGCGTCGGAGAAGGAGCGAGCGCGAACGCGGCGCGATCGAGAAATAGCGGATCGAGGCCGAAGCTGACCAGCGCCAGCGCTCCGGCGCGGAGAAAGGCGCGTCGCGTGACGGTCACGAAAGAATCGAGACTCACAAACACCTCCTACTGATGCTGAAAATCAGGTCCGCCCAGACCGAGGCCCACCGCCATCGCTCGCGCCTGAGGCGGATTCAGGCCTTCGATCTGGCGGCGGATGACTTCTTCGGTGTGCGATGAGAGCTGTCCCGAGAACAGCGCCTGGTCCACGCGCTGAAGCAACGCGTCGGCGTCGCCGGTGGTTTCGACCAGCGGATCGAGATCGACGCTGACGCCCGGCATCCTGCCGGCGGCGAGCGCGACCGCGACGTTCATGCGCTCGAATAGTGCAGCGCTGTTCGCCCAGGCTGCTTCGGTGTCGGCGTAGCCGGTCGGCACCGGCTGCTGGTAGAGCGGCTGCCCGAGCCGGGCCACCGCGCGCGCTGGCCCAGGCTCGACACCCACAGTGCCGTCCACCGCGCGAACCGAGCTCGCCACGAACTCGAGCGGAGTCTTGAACTTGGTGCGCGAACGCGCCTCGGCCCAGAACTCAGGGCTCGAGAGGATCGCTCTCACGACTTCGCGAATCGAGCCGTCGCTGCGCTTCCACGCCGCAACACCGGCCTCGATCGCACCGGCGGGAGGATCGTCGCTTATCAGCCGCTCACAGAGCTGGGTGGTGACGTGCTGCATGGTGGCCGGGTGGCGCGCCAGCATGCGCAGCAGCTTCACCCCCTCGTCGCGGCCATGACCTGCCTTGAAGCGCACGCCCAGAACCTCCTTCTCGCCATCATCGTGCGCCCAGTCGCGAAACACGAAGCCACCGCCCTTTTCGGGTGGATCGACGCCCCATCCAGTCAGGATGCGCGCAGCTTCCTGAACGTCGTGCTGCGTGTAACCGCCGTCCACACCCAGCGTGTGGAGCTCGAACAGTTCGCGCGCGTAGTTCTCGTTGATGCCGGTCGGCATGCGCGACTTGATGCGCTCGATCTGTTCTTCGGACATCGACGAGTACCCGCGCATCTCCCGCATCTCGGCGCGTTCGAGCTGCGGCGGGATCGCGCCCTTGGCCACGCTCAGCGTGTTGTCGAGATACACCATCATCGCCGGGCTTTCGGCCGTGGCGATCAACAAGTCTTCGAATTTGCCCAGCACTCGCGGGCGGACGGTCTGCTCGACGTACGAGGGCAACAGGAATCGGTCGGTGTTCTTGCCGAAGAACACGTTGAAGTGGTTGATCCAGAAATCAGCGAGGACTTCTTCCAGCTGATTGTCGGCGGTCACCGCGCGGGCCACGACCAGCTGCTGAAACTGCTCGGCCAGGTCTCGATATTCACGAAGCGTGGGGTCGCTCGACATCGTCATCGAATCCGCCTTGTCGGCACGCCGAGCGTCGCGGGCCTCGATGAACTTGCGCGCCAGATCCTGGCGATCGAGTCGCAGAATTGAGAACTGGGATTCGATCTGAGCGCGCGCGCGGTCGTGCGGTGCTGCGAGCTGTTGGTCCACCCAGCGCATGACGCCCATCGAGGCGACGCGGTCCACGTCACCCGGACGCGGGCCGTAGGCGAGGCGATTGAGCACGATCAGCGCCGAGTCGCGGGCCGTGAGGGGCGTGCGGCTGGCGTCCGGGCCCGCCATGTCGTCGGCGCGAGCTCGCGTCGCGGATTCCGGCGGCGCGGTCGCGACCGCGAGGATCGCGAGCGTGGCCAGGGCTATTCGGCCGGCGAGATGAGCAGCGAACTCCAGTTGACGCACGTGCCGGGACCTTCAGAGCGGCCGGCGGGGTCTCTTAGAGCGCCGAGAGTAGCACGGCCAATGGCCCGCCCACTCGCCGCTAGGCGCGCGCCGACGACGGCGCCGTGGCCGGAGGGACGGGAGTGGGCGCCGGCGTGGATAGCACCGCGTACTCGGGTCCGAACTGCGCGAGAAACTCGGGGCCCAGCGCCCGCGCCGTGACTTCGAGCGGCAGCAGCACTACCGAGCCGAGGTACGGGATCGCCATGAGCACGAAGCCAATCGCGAGCGTGCCGAGCCCAAACGCCAGCATCAGGCACAAAGCGATGACCAGCAGCACGAGCGAGTAGAGGCCATACACGAGAAACGGGAGCGGGCGCTGCGAGAATAGCGCAAGGAAACGCCGCCATCCCGCGAGCACGCCGAGGTCGTACCGATACATGATCGGGACCACGAAGCTGCGCGTGAATAGCGAGATGTAGCCGAACAGGATCGCGAACGGCAGCAGCATGAGCGGCATGGGCAGCAACACCATCAGGTCGCTCAAGCGGAACGTGCCGGAGTGCAGAATCGCCGCGAGCGCGGTCAGGAACGGCGCCATGATCGCGCCCGCAACCACCAGGCACGCGAAGGTGACGCACAGCCGGAACAGGAACAGCGAATCGCCCAGCCGCCCGAGGCGACGCCACGGCTCGACGATGCCCGCTCGCTCGTGAGCGGCGTTGTCGAGAAAGATGAATTGTCCGCGCGCGCTGAGCCACATGAACAGCAGGTAGGCGAGGAGCGACATCACGGCGATCAAGATGAGTCCCGCTGTCACCAGCGGATTGCGGATGAAGTCGATGACCTTGGCGAGCGAGTCGGGCGAGATCGCCTCCGCGTGCCGGCGCAGGCCGGACCGGGATCCCGAGAAGCCCCACGACAGGTACTCCGAGAGAAAGGCCGCGAACCCGAGCGTCAGCCAGAACTCGATGCGGAACGGCCGGAACAGCATGCGCACCATGCGTTCCCATGCAAGGCGGAGGGGCTGGACGTACGAGACGTTCATTCGATTCTCCCGTTCTGGCGGCCAGAGGGCGCCAAGCCACTATTACGTCGGATTCGAGTGGAAGTTACACCCAGGGAAGAGCCGCACCCGGCAGGAGTTGCCGTGCCAGCCGGCCGCGGCTAGGTTCGCCCTCGCCAAACTACCTAAGGAGGCTCCGATGCGCGCGCCCAGATTCCTGCTCGTAGTCTTGGGAGTCAGTTGGGTGGCGGCGATGGTCCACGCAGCTGGCAATCCGACACCCTCGCCGGCGGCGATCCATCAGGAAGTCGAGTTTACCGCGGCGCCGGATCGCGTGTACGCGGCGCTGACTGATTCAGCGCAGTTTCGAGCATTCTCGGGCCGGGCGGCCGCGATCGACCCCGCGGTCGGCGGCGCGGCGTCGCTGTTCGGTGGACATATTGTCGCCCGCAATCTCGAGCTCGTTTCAGCGAAGCGCATCGTGCAGGCGTGGCGCGTCGTGACGTGGCCCGAAGGCATGTGGTCCAT
The DNA window shown above is from Candidatus Sulfotelmatobacter sp. and carries:
- a CDS encoding serine hydrolase domain-containing protein; translated protein: MERHIERGWAPGLVTYVYHRGREQVDAIGTMAFDDPTRIKRDSIFRLASMTKPVTAIGAMTLLEECRLRLDDSIEAWLPELEHRKVLRTLEGPLGDTVPARRAITVRDLLTFRSGYGELLFLSPTCPLQRAMAEARLPLTEWIFPESQDEFMKRLGALPLAFQPGERWLYHMSAEILGVLISRVSGQSLGRFLSERIFEPLGMKNTAFHVPELKLDRLPICYSADMMSGTLTVLDPARGGQMSRPPKFESGAGGLVSTVDDMAALGRMMLNGGRHGRARILSRHSIELMTTDHLTPVQKVESPFFDGFWETHGWGLGLGVTTGRRSIADSPGSFGWDGAFGTSWSVDPREQLVGVLMTQRRPDVLNIPNLTRDFWTSAYQLIDD
- a CDS encoding glycosyltransferase family 39 protein, which produces MLLAVEAALAIIGARATSVTFDESFHVPAGVAYVAAGDAGVSAVNPPLGKALFGLAALAAGARTPDAAVLATHDPRLVNEAFMRANAARYRRIYLAARLVNVLLALVLGFLIWGAARARFGARGGLLAAVLWALAPEALAHAGVATLDMATSLLWLSGTLAASRVVRTGSWRDTAVFAAVAGAFALTRFSAVLLLPLLVTLWVVERVRGRAAPLRSAGPVFALAPIAMIAALWLGYGANRGPRPLHEWTFASTRFRSLQRAAPSLRLPLPNDVVTGLDRQSADAEPGHLTTYVLGRATTASVWWYFPFAIAIKWPLGLLSALVLVGGRVIVRKRIESAELILSALVFLIPAMTFGNLDAGVRYVLPLLPLACIGAGSLMIMGPRARVWPALGLASALTVALETWSAAPWWLSHFNPVAGPPERRERWLNDSNVDWGQGLAALATEMKSRGIARVHLAYLGTADPHLYGIDFEPYWTGVPGPESDWLAVSSYFYVGLPQTLRLKDGPSPWIALLDFHAFPPERAASRPGDCMWLFKIR
- a CDS encoding DUF1501 domain-containing protein, whose protein sequence is MSLDSFVTVTRRAFLRAGALALVSFGLDPLFLDRAAFALAPSPTRRRVLVCIFQRGAVDGLSMVVPHADAAYYRERPRIAIPSDQVLDLDGHFGLHPALSGLMPLWRQGLLAPVQAVGSPDLTRSHFDAQDYMESGTPGVKSTPDGWLNRCAAHDEEHRRTPFQSVAFGPQLPRILAGSAPSLAISDLRAFGIRVGQPAVRDRLTRAFEELYQQSATGIVASSAAEGFEAAQTLQKLNPGDYQPEHGAQYPQGKLGRSLMQIAQLIKADVGLENAFADAGGWDTHIAQGAGEGQLASRLRELGDSLAAFAQDLGDRMSDVVVLTMSEFGRTIAENGSIGTDHGHATAMFVLGGGVRGGRVAGEWPGLDPARRFEGRDLAVTTDFRDLFGEILTRHSGIADLAAIFPGYDPSATRFPGVMS
- a CDS encoding DUF1800 domain-containing protein — translated: MRQLEFAAHLAGRIALATLAILAVATAPPESATRARADDMAGPDASRTPLTARDSALIVLNRLAYGPRPGDVDRVASMGVMRWVDQQLAAPHDRARAQIESQFSILRLDRQDLARKFIEARDARRADKADSMTMSSDPTLREYRDLAEQFQQLVVARAVTADNQLEEVLADFWINHFNVFFGKNTDRFLLPSYVEQTVRPRVLGKFEDLLIATAESPAMMVYLDNTLSVAKGAIPPQLERAEMREMRGYSSMSEEQIERIKSRMPTGINENYARELFELHTLGVDGGYTQHDVQEAARILTGWGVDPPEKGGGFVFRDWAHDDGEKEVLGVRFKAGHGRDEGVKLLRMLARHPATMQHVTTQLCERLISDDPPAGAIEAGVAAWKRSDGSIREVVRAILSSPEFWAEARSRTKFKTPLEFVASSVRAVDGTVGVEPGPARAVARLGQPLYQQPVPTGYADTEAAWANSAALFERMNVAVALAAGRMPGVSVDLDPLVETTGDADALLQRVDQALFSGQLSSHTEEVIRRQIEGLNPPQARAMAVGLGLGGPDFQHQ
- a CDS encoding SRPBCC domain-containing protein; this encodes MRAPRFLLVVLGVSWVAAMVHAAGNPTPSPAAIHQEVEFTAAPDRVYAALTDSAQFRAFSGRAAAIDPAVGGAASLFGGHIVARNLELVSAKRIVQAWRVVTWPEGMWSIARFELQPKGSGTHLVFDHSSFPDGQRDHLAQGWEENYWSLMKKYFK